A stretch of the Panicum virgatum strain AP13 chromosome 9N, P.virgatum_v5, whole genome shotgun sequence genome encodes the following:
- the LOC120692416 gene encoding serine/threonine-protein kinase RIPK-like: protein MARSSSAKKKKQQQQLSAWRFLFGGCLMGGAGAAGSGDNKVRPGPRTAAKQQQSPAAGLQQRLSVTDVMSTCSDQDLSVSLVGSNLHVFTVGELKAATQGFVDTNFLGEGGFGPVYKGAVAEGAKPGLPAQRIAVKLWDPEGTQGHKEWLSEVIFLGQLRHPNLVKLVGYCSEEEHRLLVYEYMPKGSLENHLFKKFPPVLSWSTRLNIAVGAAKGLAFLHDAEKPVIYRDFKTSNILLNPEYEAKLSDFGLAKDGPEGDDTHVSTRVMGTHGYAAPEYILTGHLTAKSDVYSFGVVLLEILSGRRAVDKARPSREQHLVEHMRAWLKDPQKLGRVMDPALEGAYPAAAAHRAALVAYRCLSGSPKSRPDMCRVVEDLEPLLAVTGDGDDAPGGEPEEEEAATARKERARRRDGERRERQDRVVATRSPNPKRPGGVPTRRPPGQSQEFWEWHMPAQPKP, encoded by the exons ATGGCGAGGTCGTCgtcggcgaagaagaagaagcagcagcagcagctgtcgGCGTGGCGGTTCCTGTTCGGCGGGTGCCTgatgggcggcgccggcgcggccgggagcggggaCAACAAGGTCCGGCCCGgcccgcggacggcggcgaagcagcagcagtccccggcggcggggctgcAGCAGCGGCTGTCGGTGACGGACGTGATGAGCACGTGCTCGGACCAGGACCTCTCGGTGTCGCTGGTGGGGTCGAACCTGCACGTGTTCACGGTGGGGGAGCTGAAGGCGGCGACGCAGGGGTTCGTGGACACCAACTTCCTGGGCGAGGGCGGGTTCGGCCCCGTGTACAAGGGCGCCGTGGCGGAGGGCGCCAAGCCGGGGCTCCCCGCGCAGCGGATCGCCGTCAAGCTCTGGGACCCCGAGGGCACGCAGGGGCACAAGGAGTGGCTG tCGGAGGTGATCTTCCTCGGACAGCTCCGGCACCCGAACCTGGTGAAGCTGGTGGGCTACTGCAGCGAGGAGGAGCACCGCCTGCTGGTCTACGAGTACATGCCCAAGGGCAGCCTCGAGAACCACCTCTTCAAGA AGTTCCCGCCCGTTCTGTCGTGGTCAACGCGGCTGAACATCGCGGTGGGCGCCGCCAAGGGCCTCGCCTTCCTTCACGACGCCGAGAAGCCCGTCATCTACCGCGACTTCAAGACATCCAACATCCTGCTCAACCCG GAGTACGAGGCGAAGCTGTCGGACTTCGGGCTCGCCAAGGACGGGCCGGAGGGGGACGACACCCACGTGTCGACCCGCGTGATGGGCACCCACGGGTACGCGGCGCCCGAGTACATCCTGACGGGCCACCTCACCGCCAAGAGCGACGTCTACAGCTTCGGCGTGGTGCTGCTGGAGATCCTGtcgggccggcgagcggtggACAAGGCCCGGCCCAGCCGGGAGCAGCACCTGGTGGAGCACATGCGCGCGTGGCTCAAGGACCCGCAGAAGCTGGGCCGCGTCATGGACCCGGCCCTGGAGGGCGcctaccccgccgccgcggcccacaGGGCGGCGCTCGTGGCGTACCGCTGCCTCAGCGGGAGCCCCAAGAGCCGCCCGGACATGTGCAGGGTCGTCGAGGACCTGGAGCCGCTCCTCGCCgtcaccggcgacggcgacgacgcgcccggcggcgagccggaggaggaggaggcggccacgGCGAGGAAGGAGAGGGCGAGGAGAAGGGACGGCGAGCGGAGGGAGAGGCAGGACAGGGTGGTGGCCACCAGGTCCCCGAACCCGAAGAGGCCGGGCGGCGTCCCCACCAGGAGGCCACCGGGGCAGAGCCAGGAGTTCTGGGAGTGGCACATGCCCGCGCAACCCAAACCGTAG